TCATCGCAATGCCCACACAGTTGTTCTATACAACGCAGATCCCCGTATCACTGTGGTTCATCAGCCGCAACAAAAACCAGAAGGGCAAGACACTATTCATCGATGCTCGAAAAATGGGGACAATGGTTAATCGTCGCTTGCGCGAGATGACTACAGAGGATATCGCCAAGATTGCCGCCACTTTCGAGGCATTTTCCGAAGGAACACATGAAGATGTAAAAGGCTATTGCGCTGCCGCAACCACGGAAGACATTGCTAAGCAGGATTACATTCTCACCCCGGGAAGATATGTCGGTATGGAGGAGCAGGAGGATGATGGCGAGCCCTTTGAAGAGAAAATGGCACGGTTGACTGGGGAGCTCTCGGAGATGTTCAATCGCTCGCATGAACTTGAGGACGAAATTCGCAAAAGGCTGGGGAATATTGGTTATGAGATGTAAAGACTGGCAACCCTTAAAATGGGGAGATATTGCGACGTTAGAGTATGGTAAATCTTTAAAAGGCTATAAATGTAATGAAGGTGAAGTTCCTGTATTTGGCACTAATGGACGTATTGGCTTTACTGATAAACCGCTATGTAATTCTGAGGGCGTAATAGTTGGAAGAAAAGGCGCTTATAGAGGCGTTCATTATTCCAAGGTTCCTTTTTTTGTAATTGATACAGCTTTCTATTTAAAGCCTCTGAAGCAAGGCCTTTTCGATGTGCAATGGGCGTATTATGAGCTGCTCACAAAAAGGATCAATGACTTAGATAGTGGTTCTGCTATTCCTTCGACGAGTAGAGGTGATTTCTACGCATTGCCAGTGTTAGTGCCACCACCAACAGAACAACGTGCAATTGCCAATATATTATCCGCTCTTGACAATAAAATTGAGCAAAACAGTCGTATAAATCATCATTTAGAGCAGATGGTGCAGGCAATATATAAAAGCTGGTTTGTAGATTTCGAGCCATGGGATGGGGTTATGCCAGAAGACTGGCGTTTAGTTAAACTGGGGCGTCTTTGCCAAAGTATTTCGAAGACACACGCTTTCGATAAAGACAAGCTCATATTCCTTAATACTGGCGATATTGATAAGGGACAATTTCTTCATTCTAACTATTCCCAAGTAAGTGCCCTGCCAGGACAAGCTAAAAAGTCGATCTGTTGCGGCGATATCCTTTATAGCGAAATACGTCCTATTAATAAACACTACGCATATGTCGGCTTCGACGCTCCAGATTATGTGGTATCGACAAAACTTATGGTCATAAGAACGG
This genomic window from uncultured Anaeromusa sp. contains:
- a CDS encoding restriction endonuclease subunit S, whose product is MRCKDWQPLKWGDIATLEYGKSLKGYKCNEGEVPVFGTNGRIGFTDKPLCNSEGVIVGRKGAYRGVHYSKVPFFVIDTAFYLKPLKQGLFDVQWAYYELLTKRINDLDSGSAIPSTSRGDFYALPVLVPPPTEQRAIANILSALDNKIEQNSRINHHLEQMVQAIYKSWFVDFEPWDGVMPEDWRLVKLGRLCQSISKTHAFDKDKLIFLNTGDIDKGQFLHSNYSQVSALPGQAKKSICCGDILYSEIRPINKHYAYVGFDAPDYVVSTKLMVIRTDGIDSRRLYHYLTSPDVLTELQLEAESRSGTFPQIRFENIQQLEIVLASPEVERNFTALLHDVYAKIDANVAESKRLAELRGTLLPLLISGELSVADI